The genomic segment TTTTAAATGAAAATAAGCAATGGCTTATTGATACACACAAAAAAGTAGTTTTAAAAAAAATTAAAGATGATGAGTTTTATTATCTTGGTAAATTGTATAAGATAAAAATAGATGAAAATTTAAAAGAGATTGTATTTAAAGATAGTGAAATTTTTACAAAAGATAAAAAAATGCTTGAACATTTTAAAAGAGAAAAATTTAAAGAAATTTCATATTTTTTTATAGATAAATTTATGCCTTTTATAAATAGAAAAATAAATCATATAAGTATCAAAAATATGAATACAAGGTGGGGTAGTTGTAATCATAAAAAAGGTTATATCAATCTAAATTTAAAACTCATCCATAAAAAAATAGAGCTTGTAGAATATGTAATTTTACACGAATTAACACATCTTATATACCCAAATCACAAAATAGAATTTTATAAATTTATTGAAAATATAATGCCTGATTTCAGACAAAGAGAAAAATGTCTTAAAAATTAGCATTACTTGTTTTTGTAGTATATTGTAAATTCAAAAAATATTTAAATGTATATTAATTTTGTTATATTGTTATTCTATGGAATTTATTTATGATTGTAAAGTTATAAAAATGACTTTACATCCAATCAAGTACCTTTGTTATATCTTTTGTATAAAAGCATTTTAAACCTTGTGGTTCAAGTGGTTTTGTAGGTATGATTGCATTTTTAAATTTTTGTGTTTTTGCCTCTTTTAAGCGTTGGTCTATATTAAATACATCTCTTATTTCGCCATTTAGACTAAGTTCTCCTATAAACACACTCTCTTTGCTTATAGGTCTATTTCTAAAACTTGATATTATTGCTGCAACTACTGCTAAATCAGCTGCTGTTTCTGTTATTTTTACACCACCTGAAACATTTATAAAGACATCATAATGTCCGAGTGGAATTTCAAGTTTTCTTTCAAGTAATGCTAAAAGCATATCTAAACGATTTTTTTCATATCCGGTTGAGCTTCTTTTTGGGTATGCGCTTTCACAAACCAATGCTTGAATCTCAACACTTAAAGCACGAGAACCTTCCATTATTATGGTTATCGCACTTCCGCTTATCGCACTTCCTCTTGTAAAAAATTTACTTGAAATTTCTGTAGCACTAACAAGTCCATTTTTACTCATTTCAAATATCCCAACTTCACTTGTTGAACCAAAACGATTTTTAAATCCTCTTAGCATTCTTAGCTCTCTTGATGCATCGCCTTCAAAATACAATACGACATCAACCATATGTTCAAGCACTCTAGGACCAGCTATGGAGCCTTCTTTTGTGATATGGCCTATGATAAAAACAGAGATATTTTCATTTTTTGCAAGTCTCATAAGTTCAAATGTTATCTCTCTAACTTGCGAGATTGAGCCGGGTGCCGAGTTTATTTTTTCGCTATATAATGTTTGGATAGAGTCTATTATAAGAATTTTATATTCGCTTTTTTTGACTTCTGCTATTATGTTTTCAACTATGATTTCAGTTAAAAGATATAAATTTTTATCTATTGCGTTTAGTCTATCTGCTCTTAATTTTATTTGTGAAGCACTCTCTTCGCCACTTACATAAAGTGTCTTTTTACCATCTTTTGAAAGATTTGAGGCTATTTTAAGAAGTAAGGTTGATTTGCCTATGCCTGGACTTCCACCTATTAGCACCAAAGAGCCTTCAACTACTCCGCCTCCAAGGACTAAATCAAGCTCAAAATCACCAGTGCTAAATCTATTTATGCTTTCTATTTCTATCTTGTCAATGCTTACAGCTCTTGTGTTTTGTGTTATTAGTTTTGAAAGTTCTTGTGTGGTTTTGATTTGCTCTTTACTTAATTCTATAAAGCTATCCCAAGCTCCGCAATTTGGACATTTTCCTATCCATTTACTTTGTTGATTTCCACAAGCTTGACATTCAAATACGCTTTTTGATTTAGCCATTTTATCTACCTTTTTTTGTTTGAGTATTGTAGATTAAAGGATAAAACACTTAAAATATCTTATCCTTTTTTTGTTTTTATGGTTTAAATTAGATTTTATTCAAATATAGCATCTAAAAGTTTATCTAAAAACTCATCTGGATCAAATTTTATCAAATCATCAACACCTTCGCCAACACCTATATATAAAATAGGGAGTTCAAGCTCTCTAGCTACACCAAACAAAGCTCCACCTTTTGGTGTTCCATCAAGTTTTGTTATGATAACTCCGTTGAGTGATACTATCTCATTAAATGCTTTTGCTTGTTCAACACCAGCATTTCCTTGTGTTCCATCTAGTATTAAAATTTTTCTATGAGGTGCTTTTTCGTAAGCTTTTGCACTAATTCTTATTATCTTACTAAGTTCATTTGCTAGGTTTTTTTGATTTTGAAGTCTTCCAGCTGTATCTAGCACAACTCTATCTATATTTTTTGCTATTGCTGAGCTTATTGTGTCAAATGCGACAGCTGATGGATCGTGTCCTTGCTGGGTTGCTACTATAGGAATATCTATTTTTATAGCCCATTGTCTAAGTTGTTCTATTGCACCAGCTCTAAAAGTATCACAAGCTCCAAGTATCACACTTTTATGATTTTTTTTATATAAATTTGCTAGTTTTGCTATAGTTGTTGTTTTTCCAGCACCATTTACACCAAGTATTAAATCAACAAAAGGTTTATCATCGGCTATGGAGTTATCTTTTTCATATATAAAATAACTACTCATAACACGTTTTAAATCATCTCTTTTTACCTCTTCTTGAGGCGGTAAATAATATATGATTTCTTCAATTATTTCATAAGCTACATCGGCTTCTAATAGCAATTCTTCAAGTAATTCTTTAGTTATTTTTTTGTTTTCTTTTGTTTTGTTGATGATTTTAAATGTTTTCTCAAAACCCTTTTTTAGAAAATCTATCATTTAATAGCCTTTAAAATATCAGTTTCTAGCATTTCTTCAGGAACAAGACCGGTATAAGTGATAGAATGTTCTCCGTTTGGTTTATAAAGTATAGAAAATGGAAGACCTATAACACCACCTATGGCTTTTTCAAGTAAAAAATTTCCACTTCCTATTGTAATATCATATTTTATTCTATAACTATCAGCAAATTTTTTCATCTCATCAGCTTGTTTGTTTTCTAATAAAACACCTATTATGTTTAGTTCTTTTTTAAATTTATCGTTCAAGTTATTAAGGTGTGGTATTTCAACTTTACAAGGAGGACACCAAGTAGCAAAAAATACAAATAATGTCGCTTTTTCATTATTTTTTATTGAAATTTTACCATTTTCTACCATTAGTTGTATTGTTTTATTTTCAAGAGTTGTTAATGTTATATTATTATCTAATTTTTCCTCTTGTTTTTCTTCTGTTTTTATCTTTTTAACTGTTGTGCTGTTTGTATCATTATTTTTCTTTTTATCTTCTTTTTGACCACAACTTACAAATAAGAAAATTGAGATTAATAGTATTAAATTTTTAATTTTCATGTATTACCTTTTTTAAAAATGTGTATAATTATACAAAAAGTAATTAAAATGAGTGTTAAATATACAAAAGAAGAGATAAGGTCTTATAATTTAAAACAGATAAAAAGACATGTCAAAATTAGTGCAAAGTGTAAACATTATTCGGTTTTAAATAATCTTTATAGTCTTATAAAGCATACTAAATCAAAAAATATTTTGATATATATGCCACTTGAATATGAAGTTGATGTATACAAGCTAAGAAGAAAATTGTCAAATAAGTGTAATATTTTTATGCCGTTTATGGTGGGTCTTAGCTTAAAAATGGTAAAATCAAGGTTGCCATTTTTAATTGATAAATTTAAAGTTAGGCAGCCTATTAATAGGCAGATATTTAAAGGTTATCTTGATATGGCTATAGTGCCAGTTATTGGAGTTGATTTGAATCTAGGCAGGATAGGTCATGGTAAGGGTTTTTATGATAGATTTTTTTCAGAGCTTAGCCATCGTCCAAAAATTATTGTTTTTGTGCAAATGATAGATCTATTTTATAATAAAGAAATAACACAAAAACATGATATATCTTGCAATATATATATGACTCCAAGGCAAAATTATATAAGAAGAGGAAAAAATGATAGAAATTTTTGTAGGATTGGGGGCTGGTGCCATTGGCGCTGGAGTAGGATATCTTGTAGCCAAAAAGATAAATGACGCAAATTATAATATTTTTTTAGAACAAGCAAAAGCAAAAGCAAAAGCTATAGAATATGAAGCTGAAATTATTTTAAAAAATTCAAAAATTTCAGTTCAAGAGGCTGAATTTGAAGCTAAAAAAAAATATGATGAAAAAACAGTAAAGCTTCAAAAAGACTATACTGTAAAATTTGATGAATTAAGTAAAAAAGAGCAAATTTTGTCAAATGAAAAAGAGCTTTTAAATAGTGATAAATTAGTAGTTGAAAGAGAAAAAAATGACGCTAAGATAACTTATGAAGAGGGGGTTAGTTTAAAAAATACCTATAAAGATAAAGTTGCAGAAGCATTAAAGGTTTTAGAACACGCTGCTGGTCTTACAGAAGATGAAGCCAAAGATATAGTCTTAAAAAAAGTAGAAGAAAACAGTAGAGCAGAAATAGCTCATATAGTAAGAAAATATGAAGAAGAAGCTAAAAAAGAAGCTAAGAAAAAAGCAAATTATATACTAGCACAAGCTACTTCGCGTTTTGCTGGAGAGTTTGCCGCTGAAAGGCTTATTAATGTTGTCAATATTAAAAACGATGAGTTAAAAGGTAGAATAATAGGCAAAGAGGGTAGAAATATAAAGACTCTAGAGATGGTTTTAGGTGTTGATATAATCATAGATGATACTCCAAATGCTATTATACTCAGCAGTTTTAACCTTTACCGTAGAGCTATTGCTACTAGGGTTATTGAATTATTGGTTGAAGATGGAAGAATACAACCAGCTAGAATAGAAGATTTGTATAAAAAAGTAACTGAAGAGTTTGAACAAAGTATACAAGAAGAGGGTGAAAATATAGTAATGGATCTTGGTCTTAATAAAATTCATCCAGAGATAATCAAACTTATAGGAAAGCTTAAATTTAGAGCTAGTTATGGTCAAAATGCGTTAGCACATAGTCTTGAAGTCGCACATCTTGCCGGAATTATAGCAGCAGAAATCGGTGGCGATGAAAAACTTGCAAAAAGAGCCGGTATACTTCACGATATAGGCAAAGCTTTAACACATGATTTTGAAGGATCTCATGTTGATTTGGGTGCTGATGTTTGCAAAAGATACAAAGAGCACCCAGTTGTTATAAATGCTATTTATGCACATCACGGACACGAAGAAGCTTTAAGTATAGAAAGCGCAGCTGTTTGTGCAGCAGATGTTCTAAGTGCAGCAAGACCAGGTGCTAGAAGAGAAGTTTTAGAAAGCTTCTTAAAACGTGTGGAGGAGATAGAAAACATAGCAAAAACAAAAGATGGTATAAAACAAGCTTATGCTATCAATGCTGGTCGTGAAATCAGAGTTATAGCAAATGCTAAACTAGTAAATGATGATGAAGCAGTTTTGTTATCAAAAGAGATAGCATCCGAGATAGAGGATAAAGTTCAATATCCTGGTGAAATTAAAGTAAATGTAATAAGAGAGACAAGAGCTATTAACTATGCTAAATAAGTTTTTATTCTGTAAAATATTTTCTTTTTTTATTATAATAAGCACATCTTGTTTTGCTTCTGAGGAAATTTTACTCGATTGTGCTAATTCATTTATAATGACATATAGAGCAAATAAATCGGCTCCGTTTAAAAATCTTTTACAAAATTCTAAAGCTATTTTAATATTTCCAAGCGTTAAAAAAATCGGATTTTTATTTGGTGGTATGTCAGGTAAAGGTATTATGGTTTTAGACCCTGTAGGTAACAATAAAGAAATTTTAACTGTTGGTATTGGTGGTGGAAGTTTGGGGTTGCAAGTTGGATACTCTGATAGTACTCTTGTTCTTTTTATATTAAATAGTGCGATTATATCTGATATAAAAGATAGCAAGATAGTAATAAGTACTGATGCTAATTTTGCATTCGGTGATATAAATGGAGGATATAAAGATATAAAAGATTTTCAGTTTTCAAAAGATATATATGCTTATGCCACCGATAGTGGTTTTTTTGCTGGTGCAAGTTTTGGAGGTGCTGTTATAAGCTTAACTAATGAACATTTTAGAAAAAATGGATATGGTTATTTGCAGTTACAAAATGCTTTAAATGGATTTGGTGAATAGTATGCAAGATATGCTTTCAAATTTGTCTACATATGGATATTTATTATTATTTTTATACTCATTAGGCGGTGGGATGGTTGCTATTATAGCGGCTGGAGTGTTAAGCTATATGGGTAAAATGGATTTAAATATAAGTATAATAGTTGCTTGTGCTGCTAATTTTATAGGAGATAATATACTTTTTTATATTGGTAGATATAATAAAGCTATGCTAATGCCTTATTTAAAAAATCAAAAAAGAAAATTAGCCTATTCTCAAATCTTAATGAAAAAACACGGTAATAAGATGATTTTTATTCAAAAATATATATATGGTGTAAAAACTCTTATTCCAATAACAATAGGATTAACTAAATATTCATTTAAAAAATTTATTATATTAAATCTCGTAGCTTCTGTCTTGTGGGCATTATTGCTTGGAAATTTGAGTTATTATGCTGGAGATTTTGTAGTTAATATAGAAGATTATTTTGGGAATTATAGTTGGTCAATGCCTGTTTTTTTATTTGTTTTATTTGGCAGTATTTGGTTATTTTTAGATAAAAAAACAAAGAAAGTGTCAAAATGAAAAAAATTATTTTTATTTTTATTGTGTTTTTTCTAGCTTTACTGGGATTTAATTATTATTATTCTAATATTGTAAAAGATGAGTTTAATAGTGTTTTAAAATATTTAGATTCCAGAGATGATATTAGAGTCTCAAATATCGTTTACGATAAGAGTTTTTTCAATTCAAAATCTTTTTTTGATTTGGCTATAGATAATTCTATGAAAGAAGAGATAGTTTTTCATATTAGTTCTGATATTAATACAAATTTTTTAATGTTTTTATTGAATGCAAATAATAAAATTTTAAAATCCAATATAGTTTTAGAAGGTGAAAAAAATATAGAAATTGCAACAGTTTTAATAAAAGCTGGTCTGTTTAGTGATTATAAAACAGAAGTTAATTTTAAAAATTTTGATGATGGTATATTTTTTACTAAAGATATATTTATTAATTTAACACTAAATAAAAAATATGAAATTAAAGATTTAAAATTAGATGTTGGAATGTTTAACTTTAAACAAAACGATATTTATTTAAAATTAGATAAGTTTTCTTATGACTTAAAATATAATAGTCCAGTTCCTTATTATGATATTTTTACAAAAATTTATCCAGTTAAAACTAATATTTCACAAAATAGTTTGGATTTTGGGTATATGCAAAACTATATAAAAATCGGAAAAACTACATATAAGTCACAAGTAAAAATAGATGATAATAAACTATTTTCTAGTGATGATATGCTAAAAATTGATAAAATAGCAGTTAATGATTTTTATTTTAATACTATATCTATTAATAACAATATAAATCATATCAACTCTACAGCATTGAATAAAATTTTAGAAATCATCTCAAAATATGATACGAAAAAATATGATACAGGTTTGGTAAATAAATTAGATTTAGTAGCTGATATTTTAGAAAACAATCCAAAATATCATCTTAACTTTGAGGCAAAAAATGGTGAAAAAAATAAAATACACGCGGATTTAAATTTAGAATTTAATGGATTTAAGAAGAAAAATAATTTTAATTATGGATTGGATAATAAGAATATATTAAATTCTCTTAATTTGAACGCAGATATAAAATTTACTCCAACCTTTTCTGATTTTTTATCACAACTTCCAGAACTTGGTATTTTTGAACCTATGTTAATAACAGGTGGTGTTTTAAAACAAAATAACGATAATATGAGTATTTTAGTTAGATTTGATAAAGATAAAAAAGATTTGATTATTAATGATAAGGTTTTATTAAATAAGGTTATAGGTTATAAAAAATAAATATATTTGTGTTTTGAAGTGTGTTTGTGTAAAATATATATTATCTTAAAAGAAAATTAATTTAAATTAAGTTAAAATATATCAAAAAATTAAAGCAAGGGTTTTAAATGAAAGACTTATTTTTATTTTCGGATTTGATTTATCATAGCCATTCTTTTGTCTATGTATTTCATTTTTTGCTTGTAGTTGTGTTGATTGTTCTTGTTGCTAAAATGTCTTCTTCTAAGATGCAACTTGTTCCAAGCGGTGTTCAAAATATAGTAGAAGCTTATCTTGAAGGTGTTATGTCTATGAGTCAAAATACTCTAGGAAGTGAAAAATTAGCTAGAAAATATCTGCCTTTAGTCGCAACTATAGGATTAGTTGTATTTTTTGGAAATGCTATAGGTATCATACCAGGGTTTGAATCTCCTACGTCTAGCTTGAATTTAACCCTTACATTAGCTTTAATTGTATTTTTTTATTATCACTTTGAAGGCATAAGAGAAAATGGATTTTTTAAATATTTTAAACACTTTATGGGTCCTAGTAAAATTTTAGCTCCGTTAATGTTTCCTATAGAGATAATATCTCATATATCTAGGATTATATCTTTATCTTTTCGTCTATTTGGAAATATAAAGGGTGATGATTTGTTTTTGCTTGTTATGCTTACACTTGCACCATTTTTTGCGCCATTGCCAGCATATGCACTACTTACATTGATGGCTGTATTACAAGCTTTTATATTTATGATGCTTACTCTTGTTTATCTTGCTGGCGCTGTTGCGATAGAAGAACATTAATACTTTGAAATTTAGTAGAGATATTTTAAAATATCTCTACGTTTTTTATATTTTCCGAAACTTTTTTACTTTAAAATTATTTAGTTTTTAAATTATTATTTATTGGCTTTTTAGCCTTTTTTTGTTATTATCCTTTCAAAAATTTATATAAGGCAAAAAGTATGGATAAAGCCACTGTTAAAGCACATAAAATCAGTGATTTGGAGTATGAAAATATTCTTAAAATTTTAGGAAGAGAACCTAATTTATTAGAGCTAGGTATCTTTTCTGCTATGTGGAGCGAACACTGTTCATATAAATCTAGTAAAAAATATCTAAATGGTTTCCCAACCAAAGCACCTTGGGTTATACAAGGACCAGGCGAAAATGCTGGTGTTATAGATATAGGAGATGGTTATGCTGCTATTTTTAAGATGGAAAGTCATAATCACCCAAGTTTTATAGAGCCATATCAAGGTGCTGCTACTGGAGTTGGTGGAATTTTAAGAGATGTATTTACTATGGGTGCTAGAGTTGTTGCAAATATGAACTCTCTTCGTTTTGGTAATATAATAGGGAATGATAGTGTTGCTAGGCATCATAGGTATTTGCTAAAAGGTTGTGTTTCTGGTATAGGACACTATGGTAACTGTATGGGTATACCAACTGTTGGTGGAGAGATCAGTTTTGATGAGAGTTTTAACGGCAATATCTTAGTAAATGCATTTGCACTCGGTGTTTGTAAAAATGATGAGATATTTTACGCTAAAGCCGAGGGTGTAGGAAACTCGGTTATGTATGTCGGTTCAAAAACTGGTAGAGATGGTCTTGGTGGTGCTGTTATGGCAAGCGATAGCTTTACAGATGAAAATAAAAGCCTTCGCCCTACTGTTCAAGTTGGTGATCCATTTGCTGAAAAATTATTACTTGAGGCTTGTTTGGAGCTTTTTAAGCATGATTATATAGTTGGAATTCAAGATATGGGTGCTGCTGGACTTACTAGTTCTAGTTTTGAAATGGCTGGTAATAGTGGTAGTGGTATGAAAATGCATCTTGATTTGGTGCCTATGCGTGAAGATAAAATGACTCCTTATGAGCTTATGCTTAGTGAATCTCAAGAAAGAATGCTTATTTGTGCAAAAAAAGGTTATGAGGATAAGATAAAAGAGATATTTAATAAGTGGGATTTAGATGCAGAGGTTATAGGAGAGGTTACAGATACTGGGAAAATGGAGCTATTTTGGCACAATGAATTAGTCGGAGAGATACCGATAGAGCCACTTTCAAATAGTGCACCTGTGTTAGATAGACCTACCAAAAAACCAAACTATATAGATGAGATAAAAGATATAAAATTAGAAAATTTTGAAAAAGTTTCAAATGAAATAGCTTTTGATAAATTGCTAAAAGATGTTCATGTTGTAAATAAGTCTTTTGTTTATGATCAATATGATGCTAATATACAAACAAATACAATAAAACAACCCGGATTTTTAGGTGCTAGCACAATAAGGGTTAAGCAAACAAAAAGAGCCATAGCAATGGCTGCTGAATGCTCCCCAAGACATAATTATGTGAATCCAAAAATAGGTGCTGCTATGGCTGTTGCTAGTAGCGGTAGAAAAATAGCAATGAGTGGTGCTATGCCACTTGCCATAACCGATTGTTTAAATTATGGAAATCCAGAAAATCCAGAGGTTATGTGGCAATTTGCTGAGGGTTGTGATGGTATAAAAGAGGCTTGCAAAGAGCTTCAAACTCCTGTTGTAAGTGGAAATGTTAGCCTTTATAATGAAACTGATGGCGTAAGTGTTTATCCTACCCCTGGTATCGTTAGTGTCGGTGTAAATGATGATGTAGCTAAAAACCTTCCTAGTATTTTTACCAAAGATGGCGTAAGTGTTTATGTTATAGGAGATACCACTGGCGAGTTTAGTGCTAGCTTGTATATGAAATCACTATTTAATGTGGTTGGTGGTGAGCTAAAAGAGATTGATTATAAAAAAGAAAGAGCTATGTGGGAGTTGGTTATAAATGCAAATAAAAAAGGAATTTTGGATTTTGCAAATTCAATAGGAACTGGTGGTATAGCTATTACACTAGCAAAAATGGCTTGTTTAAGCAAAAAAGGGCTAGATGTTAAATGTAATTTTTCTGATGAAAGATTTATCTTTGATGAGAGTTTTTCAAGGGCTGTTGTTGGTGTGCTGGATGAAGATAAATTTATTAAAATGGCTGATGAATATAAACTAAAAGTGCAAAAAATAGGCTCTGTTGGCGGGAATAAGTTTTGTATAGATGGTGTTTGTAAAGATTTAAGTAAAATTAGTGATGTTTATTTTGGTGAGTTTGAAAAGATAATAAAACAAGATGATTAAGGTCTAGACTATGATGTCTTTTATCTTTTATATATTTGTTTTTTGGGTTTTGTATAGTGTTTTTAATAAATTTAAAGGCACTCAAAATTTTTCATACAATAAAAGAGTAAATTTCAAAGAAGCGAGTTATCTTATTGCCTTACTCGCTAAGGTTGCAAAAGGTGATGGTCGTGTTCATGAGCTTGAAGCCAGAATTATTAGCGAAACTATAACTGATATGTCTTATCAAACAGGCATAGACAGGGATGAGTTTAAAACAATCTTTAATAAAGAAAAAGAATATATCGGCGATGCTTATGATGTCGCAAAAAGATATAAAGATGAGTTTAGATTAAATAAGCAAGTAGCTATAGCTAGGATAACATTTTTTTTAAATTTAGCATACATAGATGGTAATTTTGTACCATCTGAACAAAAAATTATCAAAGAAATAGCAAATGGATTTGGTATAGATGGTGATTTATTAGATACAATAATATACAGATTTGATACTTTTTATCGTTCTCAACAAAAATATAGACAAAATAGATATAATAATAGCTCTCGTTCAAATGATACTCAAAATGAAAAATTACCTTATAAAATTTTGGGTATTAGTAAGAATTCTGATTTTAAGGATATAAAAAAGAGATACCGAGAGCTTGTTAAAAAATATCATCCTGATATATTAATGGGGCAGG from the Campylobacter pinnipediorum subsp. pinnipediorum genome contains:
- the purL gene encoding phosphoribosylformylglycinamidine synthase subunit PurL → MDKATVKAHKISDLEYENILKILGREPNLLELGIFSAMWSEHCSYKSSKKYLNGFPTKAPWVIQGPGENAGVIDIGDGYAAIFKMESHNHPSFIEPYQGAATGVGGILRDVFTMGARVVANMNSLRFGNIIGNDSVARHHRYLLKGCVSGIGHYGNCMGIPTVGGEISFDESFNGNILVNAFALGVCKNDEIFYAKAEGVGNSVMYVGSKTGRDGLGGAVMASDSFTDENKSLRPTVQVGDPFAEKLLLEACLELFKHDYIVGIQDMGAAGLTSSSFEMAGNSGSGMKMHLDLVPMREDKMTPYELMLSESQERMLICAKKGYEDKIKEIFNKWDLDAEVIGEVTDTGKMELFWHNELVGEIPIEPLSNSAPVLDRPTKKPNYIDEIKDIKLENFEKVSNEIAFDKLLKDVHVVNKSFVYDQYDANIQTNTIKQPGFLGASTIRVKQTKRAIAMAAECSPRHNYVNPKIGAAMAVASSGRKIAMSGAMPLAITDCLNYGNPENPEVMWQFAEGCDGIKEACKELQTPVVSGNVSLYNETDGVSVYPTPGIVSVGVNDDVAKNLPSIFTKDGVSVYVIGDTTGEFSASLYMKSLFNVVGGELKEIDYKKERAMWELVINANKKGILDFANSIGTGGIAITLAKMACLSKKGLDVKCNFSDERFIFDESFSRAVVGVLDEDKFIKMADEYKLKVQKIGSVGGNKFCIDGVCKDLSKISDVYFGEFEKIIKQDD
- a CDS encoding DnaJ domain-containing protein → MSFIFYIFVFWVLYSVFNKFKGTQNFSYNKRVNFKEASYLIALLAKVAKGDGRVHELEARIISETITDMSYQTGIDRDEFKTIFNKEKEYIGDAYDVAKRYKDEFRLNKQVAIARITFFLNLAYIDGNFVPSEQKIIKEIANGFGIDGDLLDTIIYRFDTFYRSQQKYRQNRYNNSSRSNDTQNEKLPYKILGISKNSDFKDIKKRYRELVKKYHPDILMGQGESDEVIEKSTKKLQEINEAYEEIKQQRGEN